The following proteins come from a genomic window of Pseudomonas sp. J452:
- a CDS encoding low molecular weight protein-tyrosine-phosphatase, with the protein MKVLFVCLGNICRSPTAEGVLRQRLQAAGLAERVQVDSAGTGDWHVGKAPDQRTRLAAQRRGYDLAPLRARQVVVEDFQRFDLILAMDHSNLKHLQALRPGAASAELDLFLRRYQLALDEVPDPYYGGDDGFEQVLDLIEQASDALFNEIRGRL; encoded by the coding sequence ATGAAGGTTCTGTTCGTCTGCCTGGGCAACATCTGCCGCTCACCGACTGCCGAAGGCGTGTTGCGTCAGCGCCTGCAGGCGGCCGGTCTGGCCGAGCGGGTGCAGGTTGACTCCGCCGGCACCGGTGACTGGCATGTCGGCAAGGCACCGGATCAGCGTACCCGACTGGCCGCTCAGCGCCGCGGCTATGACCTGGCGCCGCTGCGCGCACGCCAGGTGGTAGTCGAGGACTTCCAGCGCTTTGACCTGATCCTGGCGATGGACCACAGCAACCTCAAGCATCTGCAGGCGCTGCGCCCAGGGGCTGCGTCGGCTGAGCTGGACCTGTTCCTGCGCCGCTACCAGCTGGCCCTGGATGAAGTGCCGGACCCTTATTACGGTGGTGACGACGGCTTCGAGCAGGTACTCGACCTGATCGAGCAGGCCAGCGATGCCCTGTTCAATGAAATCAGGGGGCGCCTGTGA
- the murB gene encoding UDP-N-acetylmuramate dehydrogenase produces the protein MNLPLHENRSLKPFNTFGVDVSARLFAEASNDQQVREALALAAQRELPLLVIGGGSNLLLTGAVEALVLRMASRGLRILSDDGERVLVEAEAGEPWHPFVQWSLAQGLAGLENLSLIPGTVGAAPMQNIGAYGVEIKDVFAGLTALDRQSGELREFALEECAFAYRDSLFKQQPGRWLILRVRFALSRQTALHLDYGPVRQRLQAEGIEQPTASDVSRAICAIRSEKLPDPALLGNAGSFFKNPLVAAELAERIRTEQADLVSYPAADGQVKLAAGWLIERAGWKGFRDGDAGVHRLQALVLVNYGAATGAQLLALARRIQADILARFGVELEIEPNIL, from the coding sequence GTGAACCTGCCGCTGCACGAAAACCGCTCGCTCAAGCCCTTCAACACCTTCGGCGTCGATGTGTCGGCGCGCCTGTTCGCCGAGGCGAGCAATGACCAGCAGGTGCGCGAGGCGCTGGCCCTGGCCGCGCAGCGCGAGCTGCCGCTGCTGGTGATCGGCGGCGGTAGCAACCTGTTGCTGACCGGCGCCGTCGAGGCCCTGGTGCTGCGCATGGCCAGTCGCGGCCTGCGCATCCTCAGCGATGACGGTGAGCGTGTGCTGGTCGAGGCCGAGGCCGGTGAGCCCTGGCATCCCTTCGTTCAGTGGAGCCTGGCGCAGGGCCTGGCCGGCCTGGAAAACCTCAGCCTGATCCCCGGCACGGTCGGTGCGGCGCCGATGCAGAACATCGGCGCCTACGGCGTGGAGATCAAGGATGTGTTTGCCGGCTTGACCGCCCTGGATCGACAGAGCGGCGAGCTGCGCGAGTTCGCCCTGGAGGAGTGCGCCTTTGCCTACCGTGACAGCTTGTTCAAGCAGCAGCCGGGGCGCTGGCTGATCCTGCGGGTGCGTTTTGCCCTCAGCCGCCAGACCGCGCTGCACCTGGATTACGGTCCGGTGCGCCAGCGCCTGCAGGCCGAAGGCATCGAGCAGCCCACGGCCAGCGATGTCAGTCGCGCCATCTGCGCCATCCGCAGCGAAAAACTGCCGGACCCGGCGCTGCTGGGCAATGCCGGCAGCTTCTTCAAGAACCCGCTGGTAGCGGCTGAGCTGGCCGAGCGTATCCGCACCGAGCAAGCCGATCTGGTCAGCTACCCGGCGGCTGATGGTCAGGTCAAACTGGCGGCCGGCTGGCTGATTGAGCGGGCAGGCTGGAAGGGCTTTCGTGACGGTGATGCCGGCGTGCATCGCCTGCAGGCGTTGGTGCTGGTCAATTACGGCGCGGCCACGGGCGCGCAGTTGCTGGCCCTGGCGCGGCGTATCCAGGCGGATATCCTGGCGCGTTTTGGCGTAGAGCTGGAAATCGAGCCGAACATCCTTTGA
- the acnB gene encoding bifunctional aconitate hydratase 2/2-methylisocitrate dehydratase: MLEAYRNHVAERAAQGIVPQPLNAEQTAGLVELLKNPPAGEEAFLVDLITNRVPAGVDEAAYVKAGFLSALAKGEVSSPLLSKTRAVELLGTMQGGYNITTMVELLDDAELSAVAAEQLKHTLLMFDAFHDVAEKAKAGNANAKAVLASWAEGEWFQNRPAVPEKVTLTVFKVTGETNTDDLSPAPDAWSRPDIPLHALAMLKMARDGINPDAPGTVGPIKQMEALKAKGFPVAYVGDVVGTGSSRKSATNSVLWFFGDDIPNVPNKRAGGFCFGTKIAPIFYNTMEDAGALPIEFDCSNLAMGDVIDVYPIKGEVRRHGSDELVTSFQLKTDVLLDEVRAGGRIPLIVGRGLTEKARAELGLAPSTLFKKPESPVDSGKGFTLAQKMVGRACGLAEGKGVRPGTYCEPKMTTVGSQDTTGPMTRDELKDLACLGFSADLVMQSFCHTAAYPKPIDVTTHHTLPDFIMTRGGVSLRPGDGIIHSWLNRMLLPDTVGTGGDSHTRFPMGISFPAGSGLVAFAAATGVMPLDMPESVLVRFKGKLQPGITLRDLVHAIPYYAIKAGLLTVEKKGKINAFSGRILEIEGLDELTVEQAFELSDASAERSAAGCTIKLPEKAIAEYLRSNITMLRWMIGEGYGDARTLERRAKAMEAWLANPQLLEADKDAEYAEIIEIDLADVKEPVLCAPNDPDDARLLSTVAGEKIDEVFIGSCMTNIGHFRAAGKLLDKVKGGLPTRLWLAPPTKMDAHQLTEEGYYGIYGKAGARMEMPGCSLCMGNQARVQTGSTVVSTSTRNFPNRLGDATNVYLASAELAAVASITGKLPTVEEYMAYAADIDSMAADVYRYLSFDQIAEFREAAANAKIPAIQV, from the coding sequence GTGCTTGAAGCCTATCGCAACCACGTAGCAGAGCGTGCCGCTCAGGGTATCGTGCCCCAGCCGCTAAACGCCGAACAAACCGCAGGCCTGGTCGAGCTGCTGAAGAATCCTCCGGCCGGCGAAGAAGCCTTCCTGGTCGACCTGATCACCAACCGCGTACCTGCTGGCGTGGACGAAGCTGCCTACGTCAAGGCCGGTTTCCTCTCTGCCCTGGCCAAGGGCGAAGTCAGCTCCCCGCTGCTGAGCAAGACCCGCGCCGTCGAGCTGCTGGGCACCATGCAAGGTGGCTACAACATCACCACCATGGTTGAACTGCTGGACGACGCCGAGCTGTCGGCCGTTGCCGCCGAGCAACTGAAGCACACCCTGCTGATGTTCGACGCCTTCCACGACGTCGCCGAGAAAGCCAAGGCCGGCAATGCCAACGCCAAAGCCGTGCTGGCCTCCTGGGCCGAAGGCGAGTGGTTCCAGAACCGCCCTGCCGTTCCGGAAAAAGTCACCCTGACCGTGTTCAAGGTCACCGGCGAAACCAACACCGACGACCTGTCGCCGGCTCCGGACGCCTGGTCCCGCCCGGACATCCCGCTGCACGCCCTGGCCATGCTGAAAATGGCCCGCGACGGCATCAACCCGGACGCTCCGGGCACCGTTGGTCCGATCAAGCAGATGGAAGCCCTGAAAGCCAAAGGCTTCCCCGTTGCCTACGTCGGTGACGTGGTCGGTACCGGTTCTTCCCGTAAATCCGCTACCAACTCGGTACTGTGGTTCTTCGGCGACGACATCCCCAACGTGCCGAACAAGCGCGCTGGCGGTTTCTGCTTCGGCACCAAGATCGCTCCGATCTTCTACAACACCATGGAAGACGCCGGCGCCCTGCCGATCGAATTCGATTGCAGCAACCTGGCCATGGGCGACGTCATCGACGTGTACCCGATCAAAGGCGAAGTGCGCCGCCATGGCAGCGACGAACTGGTCACCAGCTTCCAGCTGAAAACCGACGTACTGCTCGACGAAGTTCGCGCCGGCGGCCGTATTCCGCTGATCGTCGGCCGTGGCCTGACCGAGAAAGCCCGCGCCGAGCTGGGTCTGGCTCCGTCCACCCTGTTCAAGAAGCCGGAATCCCCGGTTGATAGCGGCAAGGGCTTCACCCTGGCGCAGAAAATGGTCGGCCGCGCCTGCGGTCTGGCGGAAGGCAAAGGCGTCCGTCCGGGCACCTACTGCGAACCGAAGATGACCACCGTCGGCTCCCAGGACACCACTGGCCCGATGACCCGCGACGAGCTGAAAGACCTGGCGTGCCTGGGCTTCTCCGCTGACCTGGTGATGCAGTCCTTCTGCCACACCGCGGCCTATCCGAAGCCGATCGACGTCACCACCCACCACACCCTGCCGGACTTCATCATGACCCGCGGCGGCGTGTCCCTGCGTCCGGGCGACGGCATCATCCACAGCTGGCTGAACCGCATGCTGCTGCCGGACACCGTCGGTACCGGTGGCGACTCGCACACCCGCTTCCCGATGGGTATCTCCTTCCCGGCCGGTTCCGGCCTGGTCGCCTTCGCCGCTGCCACCGGTGTGATGCCGCTGGACATGCCGGAGTCGGTACTGGTGCGCTTCAAGGGCAAGCTGCAACCGGGCATCACCCTGCGTGACCTGGTGCATGCCATCCCTTACTACGCAATCAAGGCTGGCCTGCTGACCGTCGAGAAGAAGGGCAAGATCAACGCCTTCTCCGGCCGCATCCTCGAGATCGAAGGTCTGGACGAGCTGACCGTTGAACAGGCTTTCGAGCTGTCCGACGCCTCCGCCGAGCGCTCCGCTGCAGGTTGCACCATCAAGCTGCCGGAAAAGGCCATCGCCGAGTACCTGCGCTCCAACATCACCATGCTGCGCTGGATGATCGGCGAAGGTTACGGCGACGCCCGTACCCTGGAACGTCGTGCCAAAGCCATGGAAGCCTGGCTGGCCAACCCGCAACTGCTGGAAGCCGACAAGGACGCCGAATACGCCGAGATCATCGAGATCGACCTGGCCGACGTCAAAGAGCCGGTGCTCTGCGCGCCGAACGACCCGGACGACGCCCGCCTGCTGTCCACCGTTGCCGGTGAGAAGATCGACGAAGTGTTCATCGGTTCGTGCATGACCAACATCGGTCACTTCCGCGCCGCCGGCAAACTGCTGGACAAGGTCAAGGGTGGCCTGCCAACCCGTCTGTGGCTGGCGCCGCCAACCAAGATGGACGCCCACCAGCTGACCGAAGAAGGCTACTACGGCATCTACGGCAAGGCTGGCGCACGCATGGAAATGCCGGGCTGCTCGCTGTGCATGGGTAACCAGGCGCGCGTACAGACCGGTTCGACCGTGGTTTCCACTTCGACCCGCAACTTCCCGAACCGCCTGGGCGACGCGACCAACGTGTACCTGGCCTCTGCCGAACTGGCAGCGGTTGCCTCGATCACCGGCAAACTGCCGACCGTCGAGGAGTACATGGCGTACGCGGCTGACATCGACAGCATGGCTGCCGACGTTTACCGCTACCTGAGCTTCGACCAGATCGCCGAGTTCCGCGAAGCCGCTGCCAACGCCAAGATCCCTGCTATTCAGGTCTAA
- a CDS encoding DUF1289 domain-containing protein, whose product MSNQRIKTPCVGLCSTVYGDLVCRGCKRFHHEVVNWNLYAEDEKRAVWRRLEILLVQVMQGKLEVFDPQRLRAQLEQHQVRFVPDQSVYCWAYQLIARGSRLINRLDAYGVVLMPEFRDWALPELREAIDREFFLLSEAHYERYIAPRFLLEGMEIRV is encoded by the coding sequence ATGTCCAATCAGCGCATCAAGACGCCCTGCGTCGGCCTCTGTTCCACGGTTTACGGTGACCTCGTGTGCCGCGGCTGCAAGCGCTTCCATCATGAGGTGGTGAACTGGAACCTGTACGCCGAGGATGAGAAACGCGCCGTCTGGCGCCGCCTGGAGATCCTTCTGGTGCAGGTGATGCAGGGCAAGCTGGAGGTTTTCGATCCCCAGCGCCTGCGCGCGCAGCTGGAACAGCATCAGGTGCGCTTCGTTCCGGATCAGTCGGTCTACTGCTGGGCCTATCAGCTGATTGCGCGGGGCTCGCGGCTGATCAATCGGCTGGATGCCTATGGCGTGGTGCTGATGCCGGAGTTCCGTGACTGGGCGCTGCCAGAGCTGCGCGAGGCGATCGATCGCGAGTTCTTTCTGCTTTCCGAGGCCCATTACGAGCGCTATATTGCCCCCAGGTTTCTCCTCGAAGGCATGGAAATCCGCGTCTGA
- a CDS encoding universal stress protein translates to MQAIRSILVVMDPQQAECLALKRAKLIAGVTQSHLHLLVCDKKQEHAALLDSTQASLLKEGYSVSSQQAWHENLYQTIITVQQAEGCGLVIKQHFPDNPLKKAILTPDDWKLLRYCPGPVLMVKTDTPWTGGVILAAVDVGNRDAEHRTLHSGIVSHGYDIAALAKGTLHVISAHPSPMLSAADPTFQLKETIEARYREQCKAFQAEFDVSNDRLHVEEGPADVLIPYTADKLKAVVTVIGTVARTGLSGALIGNTAEVVLDTLESDVLVLKPDEIIAHLEELVAQH, encoded by the coding sequence ATGCAAGCTATTCGCAGCATTCTGGTAGTCATGGATCCACAACAGGCCGAGTGCCTGGCACTGAAACGCGCCAAACTGATTGCCGGGGTCACGCAATCCCACCTGCACCTACTGGTCTGCGACAAGAAGCAGGAGCATGCCGCCCTCCTCGACAGCACCCAGGCCAGCCTGCTCAAGGAAGGCTACAGCGTCAGCAGTCAGCAGGCCTGGCACGAAAACCTCTACCAAACCATCATCACCGTGCAACAGGCCGAAGGCTGTGGCCTGGTGATCAAGCAGCACTTCCCGGACAACCCACTGAAAAAAGCCATCCTCACCCCGGATGACTGGAAGCTGCTGCGCTACTGCCCAGGCCCGGTATTGATGGTCAAGACCGACACACCCTGGACCGGTGGCGTCATCCTCGCCGCAGTGGACGTGGGCAACCGCGATGCCGAACACCGCACCCTGCATTCCGGCATTGTCAGCCACGGCTACGACATCGCCGCACTGGCCAAGGGCACGCTGCATGTAATCAGCGCGCATCCGTCGCCCATGCTCTCGGCCGCCGATCCGACCTTCCAGCTCAAGGAAACCATCGAGGCGCGCTACCGCGAGCAGTGCAAGGCCTTCCAGGCCGAGTTCGACGTGAGCAATGACCGCCTGCATGTCGAGGAAGGCCCGGCCGACGTACTGATCCCCTACACCGCCGACAAGCTCAAGGCCGTGGTCACCGTGATCGGCACCGTGGCGCGCACCGGCCTGTCCGGCGCGCTGATCGGCAACACGGCGGAAGTGGTGCTGGATACCCTGGAAAGCGATGTGCTAGTGCTCAAGCCGGACGAAATCATCGCCCACCTGGAAGAGCTGGTCGCCCAGCACTAG
- a CDS encoding tRNA-(ms[2]io[6]A)-hydroxylase codes for MIFPEIHDFLGCVTPDAWVRAALADQEILLIDHKNCEFKAASTALSLMAKYSSHVDLLNAMSRLAREELVHHEQVLRIMKRRKIGLRPVSAARYASGLRALVRTHEPHKLVDTLVVGAFIEARSCERFAALVPHLDEELGKFYGGLLKSEARHFQGYLKLAYQYGEEADVTRTVERVRAAERELIESPDSEFRFHSGVPVAC; via the coding sequence ATGATTTTTCCCGAGATTCATGACTTTCTCGGCTGTGTTACGCCGGATGCCTGGGTGCGTGCGGCGCTGGCTGATCAGGAGATCCTGCTGATCGATCACAAGAACTGCGAGTTCAAGGCGGCTTCCACGGCGCTCAGCCTGATGGCCAAGTACAGCTCCCATGTCGATCTGCTCAACGCCATGTCGCGCCTGGCGCGTGAGGAGTTGGTGCATCACGAGCAGGTCCTGCGCATCATGAAGCGGCGCAAGATCGGCCTGCGCCCGGTTTCGGCGGCACGCTATGCCTCCGGCCTGCGCGCCTTGGTGCGCACCCATGAGCCGCACAAGCTAGTGGATACCCTGGTGGTCGGGGCGTTTATCGAGGCGCGCTCCTGTGAACGCTTCGCAGCATTGGTGCCGCATCTGGATGAAGAGCTGGGCAAGTTCTATGGTGGTTTGCTGAAGTCCGAGGCGCGGCACTTTCAGGGCTATCTGAAACTGGCCTATCAGTACGGCGAGGAGGCAGATGTGACGCGTACGGTGGAGCGGGTCAGGGCGGCTGAGCGCGAGCTGATCGAGTCGCCGGATAGCGAGTTCCGTTTTCACAGTGGTGTACCGGTCGCCTGCTAG
- the rne gene encoding ribonuclease E translates to MKRMLINATQPEELRVALVDGQKLYDLDIESGAREQKKANIYKGRITRVEPSLEAAFVDFGAERHGFLPLKEISREYFSKSPEGGRVNIKEVLKEGQEVIVQVEKEERGNKGAALTTFISLAGRYLVLMPNNPRAGGISRRIEGEERNELREALNGLDAPGDMGLIVRTAGLGRSSDELQLDLDYLVQLWTAIKEASLDRAAPFLIYQESNVIIRAIRDYLRQDIGEVLVDSVEAQEEALSFIQQVMPQYASKIKLYEDSVPLFNRFQIESQIETAFQREVKLPSGGSIVIDPTEALVSIDINSARATKGGDIEETALQTNLEAAEEIARQLRLRDIGGLIVIDFIDMTPAKNQRAVEEKVREALEADRARVQVGRISRFGLLEMSRQRLRPSLGESSGIVCPRCNGQGIIRDVESLSLAILRLIEEEALKDRTAEVRAQVPIPVAAFLLNEKRNSITKIELRTRARIIILPNDHLETPHFEVQRLRDDSPEVMTGQSSYEMTPAEVEDVQPAAATRTLVRQEAALKTTPPRAAAPTPAAAPAPLAPAAATAEPSLFKGLVKSLVSLFASKEEAVAPAAEEKPAERKPRSDEQRRGGRPQNRRDGNRGNRGSRDEERKPREAREPREPREPREERQPREPREVREPREPREERQPREAREGQEPRRERPPREAREPREERRPRELREPLDANANAVVTDEARSEQPRNEERAERKPREERQPRPPREERQPRAEQAAAVAEEEVLENGEQLDDGQEGGEGGDRPRRRSRGQRRRSNRRERQRDADGNLIEGSEEGAEEEGTEGAVVVTAAVAGTALVSAEAAPTSEQPNEVVESAPVIDSRNEAAETAEAVVETAVAVEAPAVVVEAPVQSEAPADVAVVEVAVVEAAPVVAETAPASVSTEEVASAAAEVIVEAAAPVVSGGRAPNDPREVRRRQREAEHLAAEAAAAPQAPNAVAVEAPVAEVVEAAPVEAEAPAEAVVVEAPTSEQTETEAAVEEVPALLVEAAQQQDAEEAKPQA, encoded by the coding sequence ATGAAAAGAATGCTGATCAACGCAACTCAGCCCGAAGAGTTGCGTGTAGCCCTGGTAGACGGCCAGAAACTCTACGACCTGGACATCGAGTCCGGCGCTCGTGAGCAGAAAAAGGCCAACATCTATAAAGGTCGCATTACCCGCGTCGAGCCCAGCCTCGAAGCGGCTTTTGTCGACTTCGGCGCCGAGCGCCACGGCTTCCTGCCGCTGAAAGAAATCTCCCGCGAGTACTTCAGCAAGTCCCCGGAAGGCGGTCGCGTCAACATCAAGGAAGTGCTCAAGGAAGGCCAGGAAGTCATCGTCCAGGTCGAGAAGGAAGAGCGCGGCAACAAAGGCGCCGCCCTCACCACCTTCATCAGCCTCGCCGGTCGTTACCTGGTGCTGATGCCGAACAACCCGCGTGCCGGTGGCATCTCCCGCCGCATCGAAGGCGAAGAGCGCAACGAACTGCGTGAAGCGCTGAACGGCCTCGACGCCCCGGGCGACATGGGCCTGATCGTGCGTACCGCCGGCCTCGGCCGCTCCAGCGACGAACTGCAGCTCGACCTCGATTACCTGGTGCAGCTGTGGACCGCGATCAAGGAAGCCTCGCTGGATCGCGCCGCGCCGTTCCTGATCTACCAGGAATCCAACGTCATCATCCGCGCTATCCGCGACTACCTGCGCCAGGACATCGGCGAAGTACTGGTCGATAGCGTCGAAGCCCAGGAAGAAGCCCTGTCCTTCATCCAGCAGGTCATGCCGCAGTACGCCAGCAAGATCAAGCTGTACGAAGACAGCGTGCCGCTGTTCAACCGCTTCCAGATCGAAAGCCAGATCGAAACCGCCTTCCAGCGCGAAGTGAAGCTGCCGTCCGGCGGCTCCATCGTCATCGACCCGACCGAAGCCCTGGTGTCCATCGACATCAACTCGGCGCGTGCGACCAAAGGCGGCGACATCGAAGAAACCGCCCTGCAGACCAACCTGGAAGCGGCCGAAGAAATCGCCCGCCAGCTGCGCCTGCGCGACATCGGCGGCCTGATCGTGATCGACTTCATCGACATGACCCCGGCCAAGAACCAGCGCGCCGTGGAAGAGAAAGTCCGCGAAGCCCTGGAAGCCGACCGTGCCCGCGTCCAGGTCGGCCGCATCTCGCGCTTCGGCCTGCTGGAAATGTCCCGTCAGCGCCTGCGCCCGTCCCTGGGTGAAAGCAGCGGCATCGTCTGCCCGCGCTGCAACGGCCAAGGCATCATCCGCGACGTCGAATCGCTGTCGCTGGCGATCCTGCGCCTGATCGAAGAAGAAGCCCTGAAGGACCGCACCGCCGAAGTCCGCGCCCAGGTGCCGATCCCGGTTGCCGCCTTCCTGCTCAACGAGAAGCGCAATAGCATCACCAAGATCGAGCTGCGCACCCGCGCCCGCATCATCATCCTGCCGAACGATCACCTGGAGACCCCGCACTTCGAAGTGCAGCGTCTGCGCGATGACAGCCCGGAAGTGATGACCGGTCAATCCAGCTACGAGATGACCCCGGCCGAAGTCGAAGACGTCCAGCCGGCAGCCGCCACCCGCACCCTGGTGCGTCAGGAAGCGGCGCTGAAAACTACTCCGCCACGCGCTGCTGCTCCGACCCCGGCTGCAGCGCCGGCCCCGCTGGCCCCAGCCGCAGCGACCGCGGAACCGAGCCTGTTCAAAGGCCTGGTCAAGTCGCTGGTCAGCCTGTTCGCCAGCAAGGAAGAGGCAGTCGCCCCGGCAGCCGAAGAGAAGCCGGCCGAGCGTAAACCACGCAGCGATGAACAGCGTCGTGGTGGCCGTCCGCAGAACCGTCGTGACGGCAACCGTGGTAACCGCGGCAGCCGTGACGAAGAGCGCAAGCCGCGTGAAGCCCGCGAGCCCCGTGAACCTCGCGAGCCACGTGAAGAGCGCCAACCACGTGAGCCCCGTGAAGTCCGCGAGCCACGCGAGCCGCGTGAAGAGCGTCAGCCGCGCGAAGCCCGCGAGGGCCAGGAGCCGCGTCGCGAGCGTCCGCCACGCGAAGCCCGTGAGCCGCGCGAAGAGCGTCGCCCACGCGAACTGCGCGAGCCGCTGGATGCCAATGCCAACGCCGTCGTCACTGACGAAGCCCGTAGCGAGCAACCGCGCAACGAAGAACGTGCCGAGCGCAAGCCACGCGAAGAGCGCCAACCGCGCCCGCCGCGTGAAGAGCGTCAGCCGCGTGCCGAACAGGCCGCTGCCGTAGCCGAAGAAGAAGTACTGGAAAACGGCGAGCAGCTCGATGATGGCCAGGAAGGTGGTGAAGGTGGCGATCGTCCGCGTCGTCGCTCGCGCGGTCAGCGTCGTCGCAGCAATCGTCGCGAGCGTCAGCGTGATGCTGATGGCAACCTGATCGAAGGCAGCGAAGAAGGTGCCGAAGAAGAAGGCACTGAAGGCGCCGTCGTCGTGACCGCTGCCGTTGCCGGCACCGCACTGGTCAGCGCAGAAGCTGCACCGACCAGCGAGCAACCGAACGAAGTCGTGGAAAGCGCTCCGGTCATCGACAGCCGCAACGAAGCTGCTGAAACTGCCGAAGCCGTGGTTGAAACTGCCGTAGCAGTGGAAGCACCGGCCGTGGTTGTTGAAGCCCCCGTCCAGAGCGAAGCCCCGGCCGACGTTGCAGTGGTAGAAGTCGCTGTCGTGGAAGCTGCCCCGGTGGTTGCTGAAACTGCACCAGCCAGCGTCAGCACTGAAGAAGTGGCCTCCGCCGCTGCCGAAGTGATTGTCGAAGCAGCCGCCCCGGTCGTCAGCGGTGGCCGCGCGCCGAACGATCCACGTGAAGTGCGTCGTCGTCAGCGCGAAGCCGAGCACCTGGCTGCCGAAGCCGCCGCTGCCCCGCAAGCGCCGAACGCAGTCGCGGTTGAAGCACCGGTAGCCGAAGTGGTTGAAGCCGCCCCCGTCGAAGCCGAGGCACCTGCCGAAGCTGTCGTGGTGGAAGCTCCGACCAGTGAGCAAACCGAGACCGAGGCAGCAGTGGAAGAAGTTCCGGCCCTGCTCGTCGAGGCCGCTCAGCAGCAGGATGCTGAAGAGGCCAAGCCGCAAGCCTGA